From the genome of Carassius gibelio isolate Cgi1373 ecotype wild population from Czech Republic chromosome A16, carGib1.2-hapl.c, whole genome shotgun sequence, one region includes:
- the LOC128030115 gene encoding iroquois-class homeodomain protein irx-4-A-like, with protein sequence MSYPQFGYPYSSAPQFLMTTNSLTSCCESSTRSISDSSAQTPVYCPVYESRLLATARHELSSAAALGVYGSPYTGGQGYGNYVTYGADASAFYSLGAFDAKDGSASAHAGITPAAAYYPYDPTLGQYQYDRYGSMEGGSRRKNATRETTSTLKAWLQEHRKNPYPTKGEKIMLAIITKMTLTQVSTWFANARRRLKKENKMTWPPRNKGSDDKKYEDDDEDGSQEDQIKSESNDDESKSREDKELQLSDLDDFDTIESESSECELKHRFHMNTHMATTDDRLKEASPKLSIPGLLEAERDLTKSCLKSTSEDCEHSKTCFQQQGHPLLDSKPRIWSLAQTATEYSSCMLRCQPSPSASSPVSGLERQQDSPVTTLRNWVDGVFHDPLFRHSSLNQAHTNTTVSWTTSTKGSILETGALGRSNNMIKTQQQEPSKDSMPFPKGVNKIFCS encoded by the exons ATGTCCTATCCTCAGTTCGGATATCCTTACTCTTCTGCACCTCAG TTCCTCATGACCACCAACTCCCTGACATCTTGCTGTGAGTCGAGCACCAGATCCATCTCGGACTCGTCCGCGCAGACGCCCGTTTACTGTCCGGTGTACGAGAGCAGACTGCTGGCCACCGCCAGACACGAGCTGAGCTCCGCCGCCGCGCTGGGAGTCTACGGGAGCCCCTACACCGGCGGACAGGGCTACGGGAACTATGTCACCTACGGCGCTGACGCGTCCGCTTTCTACTCTTTG GGAGCGTTTGATGCCAAAGACGGAAGTGCTTCTGCGCATGCGGGAATAACACCGGCTGCCGCATACTACCCTTACGATCCCACCCTGGGACAGTACCAGTATGACAG ATACGGATCTATGGAGGGAGGAAGCAGAAGGAAGAACGCCACGCGTGAGACCACGAGCACATTGAAAGCGTGGCTCCAGGAGCACAGGAAGAACCCCTACCCCACCAAAGGAGAGAAGATCATGCTGGCCATCATCACCAAGATGACCCTCACACAGGTGTCCACCTGGTTCGCCAACGCCAGAAGAAGACTCAAGAAGGAGAACAAGATGACATGGCCACCGAGAAACAAGGGCTCAGACGATAAGAAGTacgaggatgatgatgaagatgggtCGCAAGAAGATCAAATCAAGAGCGAATCCAACGATGACG AGAGCAAAAGTCGCGAGGACAAGGAGCTGCAGCTGAGTGACTTGGATGACTTTGACACCATCGAGTCTGAGAGCTCCGAGTGTGAACTCAAGCACCGCttccacatgaacacacacatggCGACCACCGACGACCGCCTCAAAGAAGCGTCTCCGAAGCTCTCCATCCCCGGTCTGCTCGAAGCCGAGCGCGATCTCACCAAAAGCTGCTTGAAAAGCACTTCAGAAGACTGTGAGCACAGCAAAACGTGCTTCCAGCAGCAGGGCCATCCGTTACTGGACAGCAAACCCCGCATCTGGTCTCTGGCCCAGACCGCGACGGAGTACTCCTCATGTATGCTTCGCTGTCAGCCATCGCCCTCCGCCTCCTCACCTGTCAGCGGCCTGGAGAGACAGCAGGACTCCCCTGTCACGACTCTCAGAAACTGGGTAGATGGAGTTTTCCACGACCCCTTGTTTAGACACAGCTCCTTGAACCAAGCACACACGAACACTACGGTTTCTTGGACCACCTCGACCAAAGGGTCGATCTTAGAGACTGGAGCCCTGGGACGCTCCAACAACATGATAAAAACACAGCAGCAAGAGCCCAGCAAGGACAGTATGCCATTTCCAAAAGGGGTGAATAAAATATTCTGCTCCTAG